In one window of Cydia pomonella isolate Wapato2018A chromosome 16, ilCydPomo1, whole genome shotgun sequence DNA:
- the LOC133526166 gene encoding zinc finger CCCH domain-containing protein 13-like — MHNGCLLLLAFVAVFQPIASYTERGLVNGRQERCDYRTSVRDSELNFHETYRFNKPAVEDRRLNQRADIRKLRRNEVKEDTLRIALSSDRRLADTVERERITLTRLSNDRIGNDAVLHREIRKTRPVSSHRDERKQEIQRERISTAQQSHQARFSDRRENSRLSENRSQSIDNKRFNERVSVESRRDTGENGINADTQRIREHREVRFNRARDNGARTLNERRVTREAAQEMDTRRSVYRIQHDRNAEREILNRRSSGEIRSSSTTGDRVNRASANEGSHLTTQDTTSLGRNDRQTSSTQRFVVEQRQSDSRIQLTFERRHILNSANRRVLDDRISENRRNAQRAQSVDTRREIRDTENEARLARAVRSVDDHRFQKDLSGSRIFKREITAENRRNARSMAASLERSAEYRKDSRREFSKQVLENRNDNHNIETEARQSINNIRAAETRKAIQNAEKDFRAIELNAKRTVETCVYDREPSSEHRMARMMTRERSQENRWLTRDVRPQTIRTERIDEERQETRNIGIRAFRTERSDESGRDARNIEVRAFGNERAVRRQRDSRSFGTRSSRIERSKFRSERTDESRRDDRTIEVPSLRRERAEESRREARSIGVRSFKTERSEQSRRDARNVNSQLFRDERTDENLRHASNFELQRAFRTERTDGSRRDARIVGARSFRSERTDESRRNAHEVGIRAFRSEHADEADARSNRVLAFKTERSDKSHKYGQNIEDVRAIESGTYRRYTQGIERQSRSLDRVPNSRRESQSNNRDARIQERTFGSRRTVRNIVSRAEDERANNRRATRSLERDIRSMRRERSLQSRLNRDSKTITLDRRSEETMRGSDGVIERLDKRDSLDSRRSFTFQRDTRRDTQRNHDRDNFGRRHMEAKSRNSFDTDFAKKREFQGMFRNPAQTENGTTTMNWQYIFYTLQGLYICGLLIQFNKGSVEKKTRVSWWPTPQRLIKVD, encoded by the exons ATGCATAACGGGTGTCTACTGCTTCTTGCCTTTGTCGCGGTATTTCAGCCGATTGCTTCGTACACTGAGCGCGGCCTCGTTAATGGAAGGCAGGAACGCTGTGACTATCGGACATCGGTGCGGGACTCGGAACTCAACTTTCATGAAACTTACCGCTTTAACAAACCTGCCGTGGAAGATCGCCGCCTAAACCAGAGGGCCGATATTCGTAAGCTCCGCCGTAATGAAGTGAAGGAAGATACTCTTCGCATCGCTTTATCTTCAGACAGGCGGCTTGCTGATACCGTGGAAAGAGAGAGGATTACGTTGACAAGGCTTTCTAACGATCGCATCGGCAACGACGCCGTCCTCCACCGCGAAATTCGCAAAACACGCCCCGTTTCCAGTCACCGCGACGAACGGAAGCAAGAAATCCAACGTGAGCGCATATCAACAGCACAGCAATCCCATCAAGCTCGCTTCTCTGACCGCCGAGAAAACAGCAGATTGTCTGAAAACCGTTCTCAAAGCATCGATAACAAGCGCTTCAATGAAAGAGTTTCAGTGGAATCTAGACGAGATACCGGAGAAAATGGAATTAATGCAGACACGCAACGAATTCGAGAACATCGGGAAGTACGTTTTAACCGAGCGAGAGATAATGGAGCAAGGACTTTGAATGAACGTCGTGTTACGAGAGAGGCTGCTCAAGAGATGGACACGCGGCGTTCTGTGTACAGAATTCAACATGACCGTAATGCGGAACGAGAAATTCTTAACCGACGTTCCAGCGGGGAAATAAGAAGCTCGTCAACCACAGGTGATAGGGTAAATCGAGCGAGTGCCAATGAGGGCTCGCATTTGACTACACAAGATACTACGTCCCTTGGCCGAAATGATCGTCAGACTAGCAGTACTCAGCGATTCGTTGTCGAACAAAGGCAAAGTGATTCTCGAATCCAACTAACATTTGAACGAAGACATATCCTAAATTCTGCCAACCGCAGAGTTCTAGATGATCGTATTTCTGAAAATCGCAGAAACGCTCAACGAGCCCAATCTGTTGACACCCGAAGAGAAATCCGAGATACCGAAAACGAAGCTAGACTGGCGAGAGCAGTACGATCAGTAGATGATCACCGATTCCAAAAGGATCTTAGTGGGTCCAGGATATTTAAGCGTGAAATTACTGCAGAAAACCGAAGGAATGCTCGAAGCATGGCAGCATCACTAGAACGAAGCGCAGAATATAGAAAGGACTCCAGAAGGGAGTTTTCAAAGCAAGTTTTAGAAAACCGAAATGACAACCATAATATTGAAACAGAAGCTCGacaaagtataaataatattcgTGCAGCGGAAACACGGAAGGCCATCCAAAATGCCGAAAAGGATTTCCGTGCAATTGAGTTAAATGCCAAACGCACTGTAGAAACCTGTGTTTACGACCGAGAACCGTCGAGTGAACACCGAATGGCTCGAATGATGACAAGGGAGCGATCACAGGAAAATCGATGGCTTACTCGCGATGTTCGACCCCAAACTATCAGAACTGAACGCATTGACGAAGAACGACAAGAAACTCGTAACATTGGAATCCGCGCTTTTAGAACTGAGCGATCTGACGAAAGCGGGCGGGACGCTCGAAATATTGAGGTCAGAGCATTTGGAAATGAGCGCGCTGTTAGAAGGCAGCGAGATTCTCGCTCTTTTGGAACACGATCATCCAGAATTGAACGCTCTAAATTTAGGAGTGAGCGCACTGACGAAAGTCGACGTGATGATCGCACTATTGAAGTCCCATCTTTACGAAGAGAACGCGCTGAAGAAAGTCGGAGAGAAGCGCGCAGCATTGGAGTCCGATCATTCAAGACTGAAAGGTCTGAGCAAAGCCGACGAGATGCTCGAAATGTTAATTCTCAACTATTCAGAGACGAACGAACTGACGAAAACCTTCGACATGCTAGCAATTTTGAACTGCAGCGAGCATTCAGGACAGAACGCACTGACGGAAGCCGACGTGATGCGCGCATTGTTGGAGCACGATCATTCAGGTCTGAGCGCACGGATGAAAGCCGGCGAAATGCTCATGAGGTTGGAATACGAGCATTCAGATCTGAACACGCTGATGAAGCAGATGCTCGAAGTAATAGAGTCCTTGCATTTAAAACTGAACGAAGTGATAAAAGTCATAAATATGGTCAAAATATTGAAGATGTTCGAGCTATTGAAAGCGGTACTTATCGGCGATACACTCAAGGCATTGAAAGGCAATCTCGTTCACTGGACCGTGTCCCTAATTCCCGTCGGGAAAGTCAAAGTAATAACAGGGATGCTCGCATCCAAGAAAGAACATTTGGAAGCCGCCGCACGGTTCGAAATATTGTATCTCGAGCTGAAGATGAACGAGCTAATAACCGAAGAGCTACTCGTAGCCTAGAAAGAGATATTCGATCAATGAGACGTGAGAGGTCTTTGCAAAGCCGTTTGAACCGAGATTCCAAAACGATCACGTTGGATCGCCGATCAGAAGAAACGATGCGTGGATCTGATGGCGTGATTGAACGTCTCGACAAACGTGACTCGCTTGATAGCCGGCGCAGTTTCACCTTTCAGCGAGATACACGGAGGGACACTCAAAGGAACCATGATAGGGACAACTTTGGAAGACGACACATGGAAGCTAAATCGCGAAATAGCTTCGACACAGACTTTGCCAAAAAGCGAGAATTCCAAGGCATGTTCAGGAACCCCGCCCAAACCGAGAATGGGACAACCACGATGAACTGGCAGTACATCTTCTACACACTGCAAGGACTTTACATTTGCGGGCTGCTGATTCAATTTAACAAAGGGAGCGTCGAAAAGAAAACCAG GGTATCTTGGTGGCCGACGCCTCAGCGTCTCATCAAAGTGGATTGA
- the LOC133526090 gene encoding group XIIA secretory phospholipase A2 produces the protein MEIPYRKIFIYILTFAAYAYTGIGSSMLRNLKDAVLSAESVFGDLFRNTITVAEKFKSLHEIFDAAVEEECIFSCPEGQKPVRNRNHIPKSDGCGSLGFEISSEYLPLEQMTSCCNTHDICYDTCNSGKEVCDLEFKKCLYNYCDSYKSVNVAGETITKGCKAAAKLLFTGTLTLGCKSYLDAQKNACYCPPPKNKYRKYTTGDGDL, from the exons ATGGAGATTCCTTacaggaaaatatttatatatatattaacctTCGCTGCCTATGCATACACGGGTATAGGCTCGAGCATGTTACGGAATTTAAAAGATGCAGTATTGTCCGCTGAATCAGTTTTCGGAGACTTGTTTCGCAATACTATCACGGTCGCTGAAAAGTTCAAATCATTGCACGAAATATTTGATGCAGCTGTGGAAGAGGAATGTATATTCTCATGTCCTGAAG GCCAAAAACCAGTCAGGAATAGAAATCATATACCAAAGTCTGATGGCTGTGGTTCCCTTGGGTTCGAAATTTCGTCAGAATATTTGCCCCTGGAGCAGATGACCAGTTGCTGCAACACACACGACATCTGCTACGACACATGCAACAGTGGCAAAGAAGTGTGTGATCTAGAATTCAAGAAATGTTTATACAATTACTGTGATTCTTATAAATCTGTAAATGTAGCTGGTGAAACAATAACTAAAG GTTGTAAAGCTGCAGCTAAATTGCTCTTTACAGGCACATTGACCCTCGGCTGTAAATCATATCTGGATGCACAGAAAAATGCTTGCTACTGCCCACCTCCAAAGAACAAGTATAGAAAATATACAACAGGAGATGGAGACCTTTAG
- the LOC133526092 gene encoding myotrophin-like, whose amino-acid sequence MSELVWGIKNGDIDQVKDIIENKKIDVNALLDGRVPLHYAADYGQTAVLNYLLDKGADPNMVDKHGISVILAAIWEGHTDCVKTLLKHGASKDGKTPDGTPYIEAAEKDEIKELLT is encoded by the exons ATGAGTGAATTAGTTTGGGGCATCAAAAACGGCGATATAGATCAAGTGAAAGACATTATAGAAAACAAG AAAATAGACGTGAATGCACTGTTGGACGGGCGTGTACCGCTGCACTATGCGGCTGATTATGGACAGACAGCTGTACTGAACTACTTGCTGGATAAGGGGGCAGATCCCAAt ATGGTTGACAAACATGGTATATCTGTGATATTGGCAGCCATATGGGAAGGTCACACTGATTGTGTAAAGACATTGCTGAAACAt GGTGCTTCAAAGGATGGAAAAACCCCAGATGGAACCCCATACATAGAAGCTGCTGAAAAGGATGAGATTAAGGAATTGCTAACATAG
- the LOC133526091 gene encoding large ribosomal subunit protein uL13, with the protein MTGFSNKAIVIDGRGHLLGRLAAVIAKVLLEGNKVVVVRCEQLNISGNFFRNKLKFMSFLRKRCNVNPARGPFHFRAPSKILWKTVRGMIPHKTERGKDALRRLRSYDGCPPPYDNRRRVVVPAALRVFCLKPGRKYCHVGRLSHEVGWKYREVVRKLEDKRKFKAVHKVAYERKLKKITKDAGAKVAKATAPFTAVIQSYGYN; encoded by the exons ATGACGGGCTTTAGCAATAAG GCCATTGTGATCGATGGCCGTGGCCATCTGCTCGGCCGCCTGGCCGCCGTCATCGCCAAGGTCCTCTTGGAGGGCAACAAAGTCGTCGTTGTTCGTTGCGAACAACTTAACATCTCTGGGAACTTCTTCAG gaACAAGTTGAAGTTCATGTCATTCCTGCGCAAGCGGTGCAATGTTAACCCCGCTCGTGGGCCATTCCACTTCAGAGCTCCCTCCAAAATCCTATGGAAGACTGTCAGAG GAATGATCCCCCACAAGACGGAGCGCGGGAAGGACGCGCTCAGGAGGCTGCGCTCGTACGACGGCTGCCCGCCGCCCTACGACAACCGCCGCCGCGTGGTCGTGCCCGCTGCTCTCCGCGTCTTCTGCCTGAAGCCTGGCCGCAAG TACTGTCACGTTGGACGCCTCTCACACGAGGTGGGCTGGAAGTACCGCGAGGTTGTCCGCAAACTTGAGGACAAGAGAAAGTTCAAGGCTGTCCACAAGGTCGCCTACGAAAGGAAGCTGAAG AAAATCACCAAGGACGCCGGCGCGAAGGTCGCGAAGGCGACAGCGCCTTTCACGGCAGTCATCCAATCCTATGGATACAATTAG